In Panthera uncia isolate 11264 chromosome B4, Puncia_PCG_1.0, whole genome shotgun sequence, one genomic interval encodes:
- the LOC125919171 gene encoding olfactory receptor 6C4-like, with the protein MGNQTSVIEFILLGLTADTELQAVLFLFLLLTYVLSILGNLTIIILTTLDYRLQTPMYFFLRNFSILEISFTSVFVPKMLVNIGTGDRTISFAACFAQYFFAILLGATEFYLLAAMSFDRYVAICKPLHYTTVMSRRLCIQLVLCSWFSGFLVVIGPHIMTLQLPFCASNIINHYCCDYTVLLHLACSDTHFIEVMEFILAAVTLIFTLVLVILSYTYIIRTILRIPSVQQRKKAFSTCFSHMIVVSLSYGSCIFMYINPSVKDAETFNKGVAVLNTSVAPLLNPFIYTLRNKQVKIAFKDLVSKVTAFSRK; encoded by the coding sequence ATGGGCAACCAGACATCAGTGATAGAGTTCATTCTTCTTGGACTGACAGCTGACACTGAGCTTCAGGctgtgcttttcctttttctgctgctAACTTACGTCTTAAGCATCCTGGGAAACTTGACCATCATCATTCTGACCACGCTGGATTATCGCCTCCAGACTCCTATGTATTTCTTCCTCCGGAATTTTTCCATTCTGGAAATATCTTTTACCTCTGTCTTTGTTCCCAAAATGCTAGTCAATATTGGAACTGGAGACAGGACTATCTCCTTTGCTGCTTGTTTCGCTCAGTATTTTTTTGCCATCCTTCTGGGAGCAACCGAGTTTTATCTTTTAGCTGCCATGTCCTTTGACCGCTATGTTGCCATTTGCAAACCCCTACATTATACAACTGTAATGAGCAGGAGACTCTGCATTCAACTTGTCTTGTGTTCCTGGTTCTCTGGTTTTTTGGTTGTCATTGGGCCTCATATAATGACTCTCCAGCTGCCTTTCTGTGCATCCAACATCATCAATCATTACTGCTGTGACTATACTGTACTGTTGCATCTAGCTTGTTCAGACACACATTTCATAGAAGTGATGGAGTTCATCTTGGCTGCAGTTACCCTCATCTTCACCTTGGTGCTAGTGATCCTTTCCTACACGTACATTATCAGGACAATTCTGAGAATCCCCTCTgttcaacagagaaaaaaagctttttctaCATGTTTCTCTCATATGATTGTGGTCTCACTTTCTTATGGAAGTTGTATCTTTATGTACATAAATCCTTCTGTTAAGGATGCAGAAACTTTTAATAAGGGCGTGGCTGTTTTAAATACGTCAGTTGCCCCTCTGTTGAACCCTTTCATCTATACCCTCAGGAATAAGCAAGTGAAAATAGCCTTCAAAGATTTGGTCAGCAAAGTAACagctttttcaagaaaataa